The Aeromicrobium yanjiei DNA segment AGCGGGGACGCAGCAGACGGGCGAGGCCACGCAGCAGCGTCGACTTGCCGCACGCGTTGGCACCGACGATCACGGTGATCTGGCCGTCCGGGATCTGGACGTCGAGATCCGAGACGATGTCGGTCTCGGCGTAGCCGAGCGTGAGGTGCTGGGCACGCAGGTCATGAGAGGTCATCCGCCGCGTCCTTCCCGATTGACGGTGGCGAGGAGCCAGATGAGATAGGGGGCGCCGACCAGTCCGGTGACGACGCCGGTCGGCAGGGCGGTCGGCAGGACCTGCTCGGACACCAGGTCGGCGGCGAGGACGATCACCGCCCCGACGAGTCCCGCGGCCAGCACGCCGCCCGCGGGCCCGGTCAGGCGCTGGGCGATCGGCGCCGCGATGAGCGCGACGAACATGATCGGCCCTGCGACGGCAGTCGAGAAACCGATGAGCACGATCGACAGCGCGAGCAGCACCAGCCGGTTGATCTCGACCCGCGAGCCGAGGCCCCTGGCCGTGTCGTCGCCGAGCTCGAGCGCGCGCAGCGGCCGCTCCAGGACCAGGGCGACCGGGACGAGGATCGCGAGCGCGACCAGGAGCGTACGCAGCTCGCCGGCGCCGGCCTGCCCGATCGTGCCGACGAGCCAGGTCATCGCCTCGCGCGCCTCGTAGAGATCGGCACGGGTGATGATGTAGCCGACCAGCGAGAGCAGGAGCTGGGAGACGCCGATCCCGATGAGGATGAAGCGGTAGCCCGAGATGCCGTCGCGCCACGCGAGCAGGTAGATCACGAGCGAGGCCAGCAGTGCCCCGGCGAGCGCGGAGCCGGAGACGACCAGGCTGCTGGCGTTGAACAGCACGATCGAGGAGACGGCGAACAGGCTCGCGCCGGACGAGACGCCCACGAAGTCCGGCGAGGCCAGCGGATTGCCCAGGAGCTTTTGGAACACGTACCCCGACACGCCCAGAGCGAGTCCGACCGCGAGGGCCGCGGACGCGGTCGGCAGCCGCAGGTCCCGCACCACGAAGTCGACCGCGGGATCGTCCTTGAGCATGAACGCCGAGGCGATGACGTCGACGGGCGACACGACGTAGCTGCCGACCATCATCGTCAGCACGAACAGCGCGAACGCGATGACCGCGAGCACGGCCGTGACCACGACGGAACGGCGACGGCGGGCTCGGCGGCCGGAGCGCACAGTCGTGCGGGGCTCGAGAAGGGCGGTCATCACAGCTCCGCGAGGTTGCGGTAGCGGACGAGCAGGATGAACGCGGGCGCGCCGAGAACGCCGAGGACCACACCGACCTGCAGCTCGCCGGGGGCGACCGCGACCCGGCCGAGGATGTCCGCGAGCAGCAGGACGGTCGGGGTCAGGAGCAGCGTGTAGGCCAGCATCCAGCGGTAGTCGGGCCCGCAGAGAAGGCGCGCGGCGTGCGGCACGATCAATCCGATGAACACGATCGGCCCGCACGCGGCGGTCGCCGCTCCGCACAGCACCGCGACGGTCACGAACATCACGACCCGGGTCAGCTTGACCCGCTGGCCGAGCGCCACCGCAAGGTCCTCACCGAGGGCGAGGCCGTTGAGCGCACGACCGGTGCCGAGCGCCACGATCAGCCCGACCACCAGGAACGGGACGGTCTGCCAGAACACCGGGAAGTAGCGGCCCGCGAGCGAGCCCACCTGCCAGAAGCGCAGCTCGTTGAGGGCCTCGACGTTGGTCATCACGATCGCGGACGTGACCGACGAGAGGATCGCGGTCACGGCCGCCCCCGCCAGCGCGAGCTTGACCGGGGTCGCCCCTTCGCGACCGAGCGACGCGATCGCGTACACCGTGACGGTGGCGACCCCGGCGCCGGCGAACGCGAACCACACGTACGTGCTCACGTCCTGCGCACCGAGGACCATGATCCCGAAGACGATGAAGGCCGCGGCGCCTGCGTTGATGCCCATGATCCCGGGGTCGGCGAGCGGGTTGCGGGTCACGCCCTGGAGGATCACGCCGCTCAGCCCGAGCGCCGCCCCCGCGAACAGGCCGATCAGGGTGCGCGGCACCCGCATCTCGCGGATGACGGTCTGCGACGCCGCCGACGGGTCGTAGTCGGTGAATGCCTTCCAGATCGTCGGGATGCCGACTCCGCGCGAGCCCAGGGTGATGCTGAAGAAGCACACGACCGCCAGCACGACCGCCAGCAGCACCAGCCCGCTCGCCAGAGCAGCCCGCGAACGATGCCGGGGAGCGGCTTCGACGGCAGCGGCCGACGTCTGGGTCATGGTCATGGGCGGTGGAGGTCGGCCTTTCGAGGAGTCAACCTCTCCAGCGTAACTTAGGTATGCCTACCCAGACCACAGGAGTGACGCGCTCCACGTCATCCGGTGGCGCGGTGCGTGTGCCACCGTTCGCAGCCGAATTCGCCCGCATTCGGTGGAGCAGGCACCGCGCCCTGCGGAAACGGTGGCAGAAGCACCGCGCCCCCGGAACCGTGTGGTTCCGGGGGCGCGGTGACGCGAGCCGAGGCTCAGGCGAACTTCTCGCCGTTCTTGGCCTTTTCCAGCAGCGAGGCCGGCGGGGCGAACCGATCGCCGTACTTCGCGGCCAGCTCCTGCGCGCGAGCCGTGAACGCCTCGACGCCGATCGAGCCGTCGGCGGCCTCGTAGCCGTTGACGTACTGGATCGCACCGCCCTGCATCGCCGGGAAGCCGATGCCGAAGATCGAGCCGATGTTGGCGTCCTGGGTCGTGCGCAGCACGCCCTCGTCCAGGCACTTGATCGTCTCGAGGCTCATGATGAACGTCAGACGCTCCTTGAGGTCCTCGAACGGGGGCTGCTCGTCGGCGACCGGGAACTTCTCGGCCAGACCGCTCCACAGTCCCTGACGCTTGCCGTCGACGTACTCGTAGAAGCCGGC contains these protein-coding regions:
- a CDS encoding FecCD family ABC transporter permease, whose translation is MTALLEPRTTVRSGRRARRRRSVVVTAVLAVIAFALFVLTMMVGSYVVSPVDVIASAFMLKDDPAVDFVVRDLRLPTASAALAVGLALGVSGYVFQKLLGNPLASPDFVGVSSGASLFAVSSIVLFNASSLVVSGSALAGALLASLVIYLLAWRDGISGYRFILIGIGVSQLLLSLVGYIITRADLYEAREAMTWLVGTIGQAGAGELRTLLVALAILVPVALVLERPLRALELGDDTARGLGSRVEINRLVLLALSIVLIGFSTAVAGPIMFVALIAAPIAQRLTGPAGGVLAAGLVGAVIVLAADLVSEQVLPTALPTGVVTGLVGAPYLIWLLATVNREGRGG
- a CDS encoding FecCD family ABC transporter permease encodes the protein MTQTSAAAVEAAPRHRSRAALASGLVLLAVVLAVVCFFSITLGSRGVGIPTIWKAFTDYDPSAASQTVIREMRVPRTLIGLFAGAALGLSGVILQGVTRNPLADPGIMGINAGAAAFIVFGIMVLGAQDVSTYVWFAFAGAGVATVTVYAIASLGREGATPVKLALAGAAVTAILSSVTSAIVMTNVEALNELRFWQVGSLAGRYFPVFWQTVPFLVVGLIVALGTGRALNGLALGEDLAVALGQRVKLTRVVMFVTVAVLCGAATAACGPIVFIGLIVPHAARLLCGPDYRWMLAYTLLLTPTVLLLADILGRVAVAPGELQVGVVLGVLGAPAFILLVRYRNLAEL